CCGACTATTGCGCCGACGTCCATGCGCGCCTGGGCATCTACAAGCGCCTGGCGCACGCCGCGGACGAAGACGACCTGATCCACATCCAGGAAGAACTGATCGACCGCTTCGGCAAGCTGCCCGAGGCCGCGCAGACGCTGCTCGCCACGCACCGCCTGCGCCTGGCCGCCCAGCCCCTGGGCATCGTCAAGATCGACGCCAGCGAAACCCAGGCGCTGCTGCAATTCGGCCCCAAGACCTCGGTCGACCCCGGCAAGATCATCGAACTCGTGCAGCGCCAGCGTCACATCAAACTGGCGGGACAGGATAAATTGCGGGTTGAGATCAAGGCCGCGCAGATTCCGGCCCGCGCCGACGCCGTGCGCGCCGTGCTGCGCGCCTTGAAGTAACCGTCAAACCACACTGATTTTTATGACTACCCATCACCTTGTCGTCCAATCCCCCGGCCTGACCGTGGAACACGCCGAACAGCTGGCAGCCCTGGCCCAGGCGCAAGGCGTCGCACGCATCAGCGCCACCGCCGCCCGCCTGCTCGACGTACAACACGACGATGCCACCCGCGCCGAGGTCGTCGGCTGGGCCGAACGCCACGGCGTCGACACCGCCTTCCTGTCCGCCGGCCTGAAGCTGTCGGGATGCAAGGTGCTGGCCATGGACATGGACTCCACGCTGATCAACATCGAATGCATCGACGAGATCGCCGGCGTGGCGGGCCTGAAGGACAAGGTCTCCGAAATCACCGAGGCCGCGATGCGCGGCGAGATCAAGGACTTCTCCGAAAGCCTGCGCCGCCGCGTCGCCCTGCTCGAAGGCGTGCCGGCCGATGCGCTGGAACAGGTCTATACGGAAAAGCTGCGCCTGAATCCCGGCGCCGAACGCCTGATTTCCACCGCCCAGGCCGCCGGCATCAAGGTGCTGCTGGTCTCCGGCGGCTTCACCTTCTTCACCGAACGCCTGCGCCAGCGCCTGAACCTGGACAGCGCGCACGCCAACACCCTGGAAATCGCCAACGGTGTGCTGACCGGCAAGGTCCTGGGCG
The sequence above is drawn from the Achromobacter xylosoxidans genome and encodes:
- the serB gene encoding phosphoserine phosphatase SerB, giving the protein MTTHHLVVQSPGLTVEHAEQLAALAQAQGVARISATAARLLDVQHDDATRAEVVGWAERHGVDTAFLSAGLKLSGCKVLAMDMDSTLINIECIDEIAGVAGLKDKVSEITEAAMRGEIKDFSESLRRRVALLEGVPADALEQVYTEKLRLNPGAERLISTAQAAGIKVLLVSGGFTFFTERLRQRLNLDSAHANTLEIANGVLTGKVLGDILDADAKEAHLREFARQHGASQEQIIAMGDGANDLKMLGIAGFPVAYHAKPLVRQQTRYALNVSGLDGVLNWFES